catcttcaattatagcTCAATTTTAATCATGGCATGTCATGTGATGGCattcaagatcatattcatcattaaattcatacatgcatctcaattcactATCATGCATGCATCAAGACACCATCATccaatcaatacaattcatggagtccatgcaatttaaaatggtccatatttcatgccctttttacaaaattccagcatgtaccatttttagaaaatatttaaattaaatatccataagCTTctgaaaaatcatgaaatcaaggcacGTGATAgataagacaataagataacaattccatgaaaaacacatgcccaatagagttccacacaagaagATACAATTCTCACAAAACAGCATGCAAtctcggatagaaacagaatgcacagtttccgaaatgattcgattaaaatatccgaaCGACCttcgaaaattatgaaattttaccaggttgtATTTAAGAcgctaaagtagatttttcatgaagacttctaggccagattcgttttagATCATTTTCTACAGTcgtacgaagcttctggatctatcACCGAAATGTCCAGTGTATGTatctccgaaataccgagtttttacccacttattcttcttcgtttcccctgaaatttggatatgttttacctcaagaggtcccctaaAACTTTCATTACGGAATATAGGTCAAAtttccagagtatagtcatcatatgggtccatgaagtctcgggtgtcctgtaccgcgtctccagatttaccgtcttcaagagtaagtcgattcactaggctacacttgttaattttacttaaaattttattatgttagtatttaagatgttctctacaagtttcatgaagaagtcgaagagagattcttgataaaaatcgacatgcaaccacagatctaccaaaaggtcagcaaaatcgttccagatctagtgtcttcgtaggatgagggttttacccctcaaatatccatcattttgtataaaattttagtatgtttcattttaagatgttggctacaacttttatgaataaataaaagtcaaaatcgaactcaaaatatgcatgcaaactctcacaagattctggttcaggcggttcatacgaaaacattccagatctagtatctccgtaggatgagagtttgaccccttaaatctccatcattttgcaccaaattttaatatgttgtagtttaagatgttggatacaactttcatgaagaaataaaagtcaaaatcgaactcaaaacatgcatgcaagctctcacaagattctggttcaggcggttcatgcgaaaacattccagatctagtatctccgtaggatgagagtttgaccccttaaatctccataattttgcacaaaattttaatatgttgtattttaagatgttagctacaactttcctaaagaaataaaagtcaaaatcgaactcaaaacatgcatgcaagctctcacaagattctggttcaggcggttcatgcgaaaacattccagatctagtatctccgtaagatgagagtttgaccccttaaatctccataattttgcacaaaattttagtatgttgtagtttaagatgtttgctacaactttcatgaaggaatcaaagtcaaaattgaactcaaaacatgcattcaagctctcacaagattctgggtcaggcggttcatacgaaaacaacatgcaaactcaagaacaagtcacattctagcttcggttttgcctacTCTAACATCCGAAatctaccaccaacaaatcacacatgcaaggcacacatgcaagagcggaaatcagtcccaacttgcctccaaaACCGAGCAAACgaggcacaccggcgacggacggatggcgtgcgggcggcgacgggtgGACTCCTTCTCTTggcttccccttctctctcgccactccctctctctcgcatcctcctctctctccctttggccgaATTCTCCaccagcctctctctctctctctctctctctctctctctctctctttggttgtatatatatatgcatgcattCTTAGTTTGCATGAGGGACACTTGTCCCCAaggaggagacaagtgtctcccttgccgaagacacttggaggccatgcagctcctccttctccccctCCATGCGCCgacatgggccgggcttatggcccactttaggcccatctcacttgggcctaaagcccaaacttaaatggcccaagtttatttttttaataatacatcttaatcttcaatttaaataaatacctaattgcataataaaaggccaaaagactttgcaacatagtttaataaaatccaacttataaaattcatggccaaatacgtaatttcctcatcaaataaaatccttggtCTCACATGAACATAGGATGCGTTTCCAACaacaataattatccatttatataaataccagatcattcttattcacttagccataaatcttgaaatcataattcaataaactcctacttataaaacacatggccgtgagttatttttgggatgccacaatgtGGGTGTGGATTGGCCTCGTTGTTCTTGGTCAAGTCACTCGCAAGTTCctccctttttctattttgcagTGTGCTTTTAGCTCATCACATTAGACCATCCCGCCTCTCAACGCACTCAAGAAAGCTACCTACCTCTAAATTAGTAGTTTCGCATCTTCCAATTGATTTTCACAATTCTTTTAGACAGTAAAATACCCGTTAAGAGTGCCAAACTCTGGAAAGCTCATTTGAATGTGTTGAGAGCTACAGTTACAGGGACTATTTAGGCCTAGAGGCCATCGTAACCATGGCAGAAGCCAGATCGCTATCTCAAATGTGGGATTCTCCTGTTGCACTAAAAATGAATTCTACATGGCCCAGTCCCTGTAGGTGGGCTTTCATTCTGTGCTAATAGTAGATCTCATTCTCTTCTTTCCATACTCCATACCAATCAAATCAATTGGTTTTATAACCATACCATTCTAAATCGCATcctttgaaattcgaaatgaaaaTAGCTCATCCAAAGCTTGATTAATCCTTTTTGGACAGATAAATTATACACTTCATTCTTCAATGAAAAAACCACATCTTGTTGCCACTCACTAACACAGTACGCATGCATAGATGCATCATCTTTTGAACAATGGGTCCAGTTTTTTAATGTCCAGCTGATGAACTTCTAGTTCACTAATTGCATATCATAACTATTGCACTGGGTCTATGAGCACCGAATGTATGTAATCTTTCAGTGCAATATGAGGACTGGTATAATGATCTCCGCCATCCTTGTACAACACATCCATCACTCGTGAGAGGTTGAGAATTCCCACGAGAAGCGGCATTGCGACAGCAGTCGGGTGAAGACACTCCTCATTGATGTCCTTCCACGAGTCATTCACTTGCTTGCGCAGGTTGTTTTCCGCTTCTTGTTCTGTGACACCATATTGCTTCATGTAACATTGCACGGCCGAGTCCACATGTCCTCTTGATTATTCGAACTGCAAAGATATGTATAACAAGACATTTAAACAAGACCGTCTATATTCCATAGGAGTTGGGTTGGGTCTATATCTTTATGGAACACTTGCAAGAACGAAAAGTTATGTGTCGCCAAATCATTCATGAGCCTGCAGATGATTGTTGAAGCCTTGAGGATCTTTGGGTCGTTGAACAACCAATCTAGATCGTCTTTTGTGACGATATCAGGCATTCCCACGAAGGACGTGACAGCTAACAATGGGTAACCACTTGATACTAGTGCAATGGACATGTACTCATCCATGGTGGGCTTGTGCTGTTGGTTCCCATTTTGCTTCAGCAAAATAGAATCTCGCCTGCCTCTTCATAtgagaatgaaaaatattatatttctaTCAATCGAGAATGACAGAACTAAGATTGTAGAATATAGTAGAGGTGGTACGATCTTACTGCTTCTACCGCATAGCAGAGGCAGTATGATTTTCCTGTGCATGGCTGTATTTCTTCAATTTCGAcatagatatttttattttatttttttcttttcttcttcttccttgccgcTCGCCGCCCATTTCTTGTTCctagaataatttctagaaataaattatttttacttttctaggTGGCGAGTGgcgtaaaagaaaaagataagaaaaagaaaagaaattaaaaaaaattaaacattacAAAAGAAATTGTAGATTATACTAAACATattcctattatttttctatctcgagaataaaaattttgtatagttaataaacgtgttcttttacttaaaaattattttaggaataaaaaatagaaaaaaaaattatttctaaaagaaatgaaataaaaatattatcaaacacACTCTTAATAATTTTAGTAATTGTACTGTTATTTTCGGATTCATCGTTTCCCAAAATAACGATTTGTGCTAAATGCTAGTGGCCcagattttttcttcttttttttttggtcagaatagCGGCccaggttttttcctttttttctttttggtcagaATAGTGACCCAGGTTATGCACCTGAGTACGTGGGATTCTATCGGGCCGGTTGATGTACGGCGTTTAACACGTGTATCGTATAGAATTTCGGAAAGGCTTTTTAACCTGCGAATGGTAGTGGATGTTGGAGATACCTTGCAAATTGTGTTTTGCTTCTCCACCGTTCATTTTCCAATCAGAATCTAGTCTTCCTTGTCTTCGCTTGCTGCGTACTAGAAGATTCTGTTCTGCATGTTCTCTATTATTGTACCATGGTCGACTACTGACCTGAGTGGTGTGAGTGTTGTGCCAATACCTTCTCGCCATTACAGCCTCATGCGGTGCTACCGCCTCGTTAAGAATGGAAATATCTTCCGCGGTGTGTGGTTCCTGATTTGATTCTGAATTAAATGTGAAGATACGTGTGCAGCACTTGTGGTCTGCATCTGCGCCCAACCTTACCTAGTCCCATCTAGGCAGTAGTACATCATTTTTTGTGGGTGTGGATTTGGCCTTGTCGTTCTTGGTCAGGTCATTCACAAgttcctccctctttcttcgTGGTGTGTTCTTAGCTCATCACATTCGGATCATCCCGCCTCTCAAAGCACTCGAGAAAGTTGCCTCTAAGTAAGCAGTTTCGCAtcttctaattaattttcaCAATGCTTTTAGACAGCTTGGTCCTGTTTGAtaacattttcatttctctctgatcttttattctttgaaataaaatagaataaaaatccattttttctattccccaaaaGATATTAGTAGCAatggaataaatttggaacataaacaaaaaaaaaaaacttacttatttatttccgaaaacacaaaaaaaaatgtcattctAGAAAAACAAGCTCAACATAACCTAATGTTCATCTTTACATAATCAATACAAGGTTCAATTTCCGAACTGATTCGAGTTcccttttttcaaaataaaaaaataaaataaaataagaattcaaaaaattaggaaaaaatttaaaaattagattttgagtagttttactagattttaatgttaattttagtttagaattagtttagcataaaaatgtgaaaatattttgatgaaaattgaattcaaaattgaataagcttttaAGGCTTTACTATATGGATTtttaattgtcatttttttagAGACAATGTTAGATCGCAAAAGCTTGGTGACTCCAAGCAACTTTTGCTTTCCTTCTCAAAAGATCTATAGACCTGTTTATTATAATGCTCAAAGATGTACTATCAATCTCCTCATATTGTGAGTTATAAATCCAACAAGACTCTCTGTTACCATTTCCAACTATTTATCTTTAACTAACTATTATGTTGGATTTTCTTAGGTTATTTTAGAATATCttgatcaattaaatcattataaaagTCCAGTATTATCTAAACTTGAAATGTTAAGTCtctttataattaaataaaaaaatgggattacaaatttttaggataatacaaaatgcatttttgttctttttctattccaagaatataaattttgtgcaattatcaaatacgttttTCTGTTTAGAATCTTGTCCGggtaaaattatttctaaatagaaattattcttgaaaacaaaaatgttattaaaCACACCCTAAATACCAGTCAAGAGGTCAAACTCTAGAAAGTTCATTTAAATGAGAGAGCTACAGTTATGGGAACGATATAGGTCCTAACGCCATCGTAGCCATGGAAGAAGCATCCCTATCTCAAATGCAGGATTCCTCTGTTACACTAATAATGAATTCTACATGGCCAAGTCCCTATAGGAAGAGCCTTCATAGTGCCCTCCTGATTCAGTAGCATCGCTTTCTTTGAATTAAAATTACAATGAATGGCATTAGAGGAAGATGACTTAGGTATGTggccaagaaaaaaatgtgtttgcACACCGGCCCTTGTAGTTGTACTTGGAGTTACAGAAAAAGAAGTTCGAGTAATATCTCCTCCACTTCATCCTCGACCTCTACCTTGATAGTGACCTTGACCTTAACCTCGACCACAATCTTGATTAGTCTCTCAGATTGCATAGGATCTCTACTTTGCTCCTTCTCATCTTCGAtggtcaaaccaagtttggagtACTTCCTCCACCAGCTCATGctcatttcttttgaatttgactTCATAGGTTTGCAATgaattatagaaaatcattGTTCGTCATGGCATCCCAGTTTTTGGACACTTCGATTACAACGCCAATGTGATCGTACTTCTTGTCTAATGACCGAAGAATCTTCTCAACAATTCAAACATCTAgaacattttcatcatttctttcAATCTCGTTAACAATCACGAGAACTATTGTGAAATAATTAGGATACAATTCAGATTTTTTTCATATGGATTACCTCAAATTCAACTCTCAAAGTTTGAAGGCATATGTTCTTGAGTTTTTGTACTCCTCAATGTGTTATGATGGGTCTCCCATGCCTCCTTGGAAGTAGTACCATCTGACATATTCTCGAACATCGAATCATCTAAAGTTTGATAGATGATTACTAGGGCATAttgtgtgaaagctagtatgagcacctagaggggggtgaataggtgcagaaacaattttgtGAGATATGTGCAGTGCTAATcaataatagattatgaaaaggagattctctcttgtaaacaaaacgagttacgatcaaagtaaaagagtgtagagaagagaatatgaacactgAGATTATAgaggttcggcttaatccaagcctacgtcaattcttccgcactgacagcccactggctggatttcactatgaacaaaagagttgttacagttaggctcttccttgattccacagtgtagagactctactacacttcctcaaggtctctcaatgatatagactctcttttgcgtacaagatttcactcaacgcttaattgactaagaacaaggagcttcgactttggaattcttctatcgtgcacacactcgaacaactggaacgtcttccttatatactcctttatgccatcatacccgttggcacttaccaaaggaattcttccaatctacccgttggacaaaatcaagtAGGAAGATCTtcaagctatttaaggaacatgacgatagcccatcaatcctgctcgcccatacaatcaggatcttggttttcataagtagaaccttcaaagtatacttcgccaatcaacggatccacaattcccaaatcaatcttgattagaataaaggattccgacatgctttatccagccaagagatcttctacagttgataaagtcaaatccttgatGAAACATCTAgttttggataagtcttcttcgacggactagaaactatcaatgaggatagactttgagttttgagtctggcagtccgaaggtcttcagactttgatggaagagtctgcaagtcttcacactagactgatggaaacgttttatcatcttcaaaacactcaaggaagatttctccaacatattGATCTATTGCTCGAAACCTTCTCCAAgccattcttttgattttgactcAAAGTGGCTTCGTCCTTTGGTTCATCATAACCTGTGTTAACAAACTCCCATACACCATAGGTAGCTGAGAGTTTGTTGAGACCATGATCATAAATCATATGCTCTAATACCATCTTGAAGGGATGATTTGAAGTTGAAATTATGCTCACAACTCAtacaaatcaaagaagaaaatgagacaaataggcttttttttttcaccttgtCACCTTATTGAAATGACCACAAGACTTGCCTTTATATAAGCTTGTTATATGAATCTTACTATTAAATGACTCATAAATATATTTAGCATTTCAAGGAGATAGGTTTTTGGGAATTTACAAAACATTAAACCAAACATAGACATAGAAAtagacatttgaaaaattatactACAATAAGACTCTTAAATTTGTGCCCCAATCTTAAGACTTGAACAGGCATCAACATCAATCATTTGGGTAACTAATCAACAACCATTAAAATAGACAACTTGTCCACTGCATTGATAACCTCTTTGCAACATCAATAACTTCAACTTATTAAATTATAGCCAAGATTTGGTTTAATTACTAACAATAATGTCAAGTAAAGGAGAACCTTATTTACTTTCCAACAGCTACTACTCTAGtcatgttattttgaatttacgATTCCAAGTCATTCTAAAAGAGATTGCTGACAACACGAAGAACATCTCATTTTCACCAACATAAGAGTATAACCCACTTTAGTTGACAGAAAGTAAAAACCTCCTACAAGGAGCCTATGTACCAAGTGTGCATATATATACACTTTTTACCCTTATAAACTGCCAACTTGGATTCAACCAATGCATGAACTTACCCTAGTTCACGGTA
The window above is part of the Eucalyptus grandis isolate ANBG69807.140 chromosome 6, ASM1654582v1, whole genome shotgun sequence genome. Proteins encoded here:
- the LOC104452104 gene encoding (-)-germacrene D synthase-like, encoding MDEYMSIALVSSGYPLLAVTSFVGMPDIVTKDDLDWLFNDPKILKASTIICRLMNDLATHNFSFLQVFHKDIDPTQLLWNIDEQEAENNLRKQVNDSWKDINEECLHPTAVAMPLLVGILNLSRVMDVLYKDGGDHYTSPHIALKDYIHSVLIDPVQ